A genomic window from Halorubrum lacusprofundi ATCC 49239 includes:
- a CDS encoding replication factor C large subunit — protein sequence MADWTEKYRPSTLSEVRGNDKARDAFADWARSWDDHHEAVVLHGSPGVGKTSAAHALANDMGWETVELNASDQRTADVIERFAGRAARNATLGGSAAGGGAAGGDTASRQLVILDEADNIHGNYDRGGASAITELVKESGQPIVLIANDYYDMARGLRNATQEIEFRDVSARSIVPVLRDICRKEGIEFESDALERIAERNRGDLRGAINDLQAATEGRDSIAVEDVVTGDRDKALGLFPYLDAVLKEESAEEALQSAYAVDETPDDLTKWIENNVLDVYDPSEVVRAYDFLANADVWLGRVRATQNYSYWRYATDNAAAGVAAARDGTKGGWTRYGRPQFWSPSDATADEVVGQIAAKSGCSVATARREVLPFLEAVTHHCKPRELTVAMAAAYDLDEAGIAFVTGSGESTNKVASIAEDAQALREERMEDHAEGAFAGGRHAADDLGASDGETTNASGTASSSGDDGDADGTTDGDGSDANDGNDDDDDGQAGLSDFV from the coding sequence ATGGCCGATTGGACGGAAAAGTACCGCCCGAGCACGCTCTCGGAGGTCCGCGGCAACGACAAGGCCCGCGACGCGTTCGCGGACTGGGCGCGCTCGTGGGACGATCACCACGAGGCCGTCGTCCTCCACGGGAGCCCGGGCGTCGGGAAGACGAGCGCGGCCCACGCGCTCGCGAACGACATGGGGTGGGAGACGGTCGAGCTGAACGCCTCCGATCAGCGCACCGCCGACGTCATCGAGCGCTTCGCGGGGCGGGCCGCGCGCAACGCCACCCTCGGCGGGAGCGCGGCGGGCGGCGGCGCGGCCGGCGGCGACACGGCCTCCCGCCAGCTCGTGATTCTGGATGAGGCCGACAACATCCACGGCAACTACGACCGCGGGGGCGCGAGCGCAATCACGGAGCTGGTCAAGGAGTCGGGTCAGCCCATCGTCCTCATCGCCAACGACTACTACGACATGGCGCGCGGGCTCCGGAACGCCACACAGGAGATCGAGTTCCGCGATGTCTCCGCGCGCTCCATCGTCCCCGTCCTCCGCGACATCTGTCGCAAGGAGGGGATCGAGTTCGAGTCGGACGCGCTCGAACGGATCGCGGAGCGAAACCGTGGCGACCTCCGTGGCGCGATCAACGACCTGCAGGCCGCCACGGAGGGGCGCGATTCGATCGCGGTCGAGGACGTGGTCACCGGCGACCGCGACAAGGCGCTCGGGCTGTTCCCGTACCTCGATGCGGTCCTCAAAGAGGAATCGGCGGAGGAGGCGCTTCAGTCGGCGTACGCCGTCGACGAGACGCCCGACGACCTGACGAAGTGGATCGAGAACAACGTCTTGGACGTGTACGACCCGAGCGAGGTGGTGCGCGCGTACGACTTCCTCGCGAACGCCGACGTGTGGCTGGGGCGCGTCCGGGCCACCCAGAACTACTCGTACTGGCGCTACGCCACCGACAACGCGGCCGCGGGCGTCGCCGCCGCCCGCGACGGGACCAAGGGCGGGTGGACGCGCTACGGCCGCCCGCAGTTCTGGAGCCCTTCCGACGCGACCGCGGACGAGGTGGTCGGGCAGATCGCTGCCAAGAGCGGGTGCAGCGTCGCAACCGCGCGTCGCGAGGTGCTCCCGTTTCTGGAGGCGGTCACCCACCACTGCAAGCCCCGCGAGCTGACGGTCGCGATGGCGGCCGCCTACGACCTCGACGAGGCGGGAATCGCCTTCGTCACCGGCTCCGGCGAATCGACGAACAAGGTGGCGTCGATCGCCGAAGACGCGCAGGCGCTCCGCGAGGAGCGGATGGAGGACCACGCCGAGGGCGCCTTCGCCGGCGGCCGCCACGCAGCGGACGACCTCGGAGCGTCGGACGGCGAGACGACGAATGCGAGCGGTACAGCGAGCAGTTCCGGCGACGACGGGGACGCGGACGGGACAACCGACGGCGACGGAAGCGATGCTAACGACGGGAACGACGACGATGACGACGGGCAGGCAGGACTGAGCGATTTCGTGTGA
- a CDS encoding DoxX family protein gives MSVRSRPVAVAALALFATLVARPVAAHVDYVTEDTGDPIDAVTFTVEVLSEPLNAAVFAGSGLVAIAGLAAYLWVRPTITDVVILREKLVGYGDLVPWMLRLAIGLPLVGAGFQGYLFAPTLAFDTGSSPVLRVLFIGIGFFILFGLATRIAATVGLIMYAWVLLAADPAVVIAMEYVPVLVALVILGSGRPSADDMLLAVASTPGSYYGRIDPVHHLKSFFDAPTAPLRRYVPTILRVGMGITFVYLGLIEKLADPGRALLVVEKYDLTSVVPVDPGLWVVGAGVTEIAVGLALIAGFFTRGAAALSFVLFTATLFGLPDDPVLAHVALFGMASAVFTLGSGPLSFDRLVGRPALDDDEAVIAAD, from the coding sequence ATGTCCGTTCGTTCCCGACCGGTCGCCGTTGCCGCGCTCGCCCTGTTCGCGACGCTCGTCGCGCGACCGGTCGCGGCTCACGTCGATTACGTCACCGAAGACACGGGAGACCCGATCGACGCGGTGACGTTCACCGTCGAGGTGCTGTCGGAGCCGCTGAACGCCGCGGTGTTCGCGGGGAGCGGCCTCGTCGCGATCGCCGGGCTCGCCGCGTATCTCTGGGTACGACCGACGATCACCGACGTGGTCATCCTCCGCGAGAAGCTCGTCGGCTACGGGGACCTCGTCCCGTGGATGCTGCGACTCGCCATCGGGCTTCCCCTCGTCGGCGCCGGGTTTCAGGGATACCTCTTCGCGCCGACGCTCGCGTTCGACACCGGATCGAGCCCGGTCCTCCGAGTACTGTTCATCGGGATCGGTTTCTTCATCCTCTTCGGGCTCGCGACGCGGATCGCCGCGACAGTTGGACTAATAATGTACGCGTGGGTCCTCCTCGCGGCCGACCCCGCCGTCGTCATCGCGATGGAGTACGTCCCGGTGTTAGTCGCGCTCGTGATCCTCGGCAGCGGTCGGCCGAGCGCCGACGACATGCTGCTGGCGGTCGCGAGTACGCCGGGGTCGTACTACGGTCGGATCGATCCCGTCCACCACCTGAAGTCGTTTTTCGACGCGCCAACGGCCCCACTACGCCGGTATGTCCCGACGATTCTCCGAGTCGGAATGGGAATCACGTTCGTGTACCTCGGGCTCATAGAGAAGCTCGCGGACCCCGGCCGGGCGTTGCTCGTCGTCGAGAAGTACGATCTCACGTCGGTCGTCCCCGTCGACCCGGGGCTGTGGGTCGTCGGCGCCGGTGTGACCGAAATAGCGGTGGGGCTGGCGCTGATCGCCGGGTTCTTCACCCGCGGCGCGGCCGCGCTCTCGTTCGTGCTGTTCACGGCGACGTTGTTCGGGCTCCCGGACGACCCCGTCCTCGCCCACGTCGCGCTGTTCGGAATGGCGTCGGCCGTCTTCACGCTCGGGTCCGGCCCGCTCTCGTTCGACCGCTTGGTCGGTCGTCCCGCGCTTGACGACGACGAGGCGGTCATCGCGGCCGACTGA
- a CDS encoding RNA-guided pseudouridylation complex pseudouridine synthase subunit Cbf5 — protein sequence MTRHSDDTDANTGADTGRDADADADGDAVDPLRSPPDQRSVPELLRFGVVNVDKPAGPSSHQLSAWVRDAINETLATLDPDGSPIHGVAHAGTLDPKVTGCLPTLTGDATRAAQVFLEGSKEYVSVLELHGSPPADFRDVVAEFEAEIYQKPPRKSAVTRRLRTRTIYDLDVLEVDDRQALLRIRCESGTYIRKLCHDIGLATGVGAHMGHLRRTATDPFDDRDLHPLQDLVDGLTWAEEGDDAFLREVVRPAEDALVHLPSVTIAPSAARNVATGAPVYAPGVIDVDSVSEGGEGDDGDDTDRDPPLVACHTPDGAAVCLGRLVGDPDAESGVVVSLERVLV from the coding sequence ATGACCCGACACTCAGACGATACCGATGCGAACACGGGGGCGGACACCGGGCGGGACGCCGACGCGGATGCCGACGGTGACGCCGTCGACCCCCTCAGATCCCCGCCGGACCAGCGCTCCGTCCCGGAACTGCTCCGGTTCGGCGTCGTCAACGTCGACAAGCCCGCCGGTCCCTCCTCCCACCAGCTCTCCGCGTGGGTGCGCGACGCGATCAACGAGACGCTGGCGACGCTGGATCCGGACGGGTCCCCGATCCACGGGGTCGCGCACGCGGGGACGCTCGACCCCAAGGTCACCGGCTGTCTCCCGACGCTGACCGGCGACGCGACCCGGGCCGCACAGGTCTTCTTGGAGGGAAGCAAGGAGTACGTCTCGGTGCTGGAGCTTCACGGGTCGCCTCCCGCGGACTTCCGCGACGTGGTCGCCGAATTCGAGGCGGAGATCTACCAGAAGCCGCCGCGCAAGAGCGCGGTGACCCGCCGGCTCCGAACCCGTACGATCTACGATCTCGACGTGCTGGAGGTCGACGACCGACAGGCGCTCCTCCGGATCCGGTGTGAGTCCGGGACGTACATCCGGAAGCTGTGTCACGACATCGGCCTCGCGACGGGCGTCGGCGCGCACATGGGCCATCTCCGCCGCACCGCCACCGACCCGTTCGACGACCGCGACCTGCACCCCTTACAGGACCTCGTCGACGGGCTCACGTGGGCCGAGGAGGGCGACGACGCGTTCCTCCGCGAGGTCGTCCGCCCCGCCGAGGACGCGCTGGTCCATCTCCCGTCGGTGACGATCGCTCCCTCCGCCGCGCGCAATGTGGCCACCGGCGCGCCCGTCTACGCCCCCGGCGTCATCGACGTGGACTCGGTGTCGGAAGGCGGGGAGGGAGACGACGGGGACGACACCGATCGCGACCCCCCGCTCGTCGCCTGCCACACCCCTGACGGCGCCGCGGTCTGTCTCGGGCGACTGGTCGGCGACCCCGACGCCGAGTCGGGAGTCGTCGTGTCGCTGGAGCGCGTCCTCGTCTGA
- the cmk gene encoding (d)CMP kinase, whose translation MLITVSGPPGSGKSTNAAGLADRLGLDHVSGGDIFREMAAERDMTPVEFNEFAEEDPQIDRDLDRRLHEIATTRDDLVLESRLAGWLSADHADFRFWFDAPVSTRAERIAEREEKPVDRAKAETERREASEKKRYREYYDIDIGDLSIYDAAYNTARWGPERFIDVLVATIDAYDPATDEGKAPIEGVSYDF comes from the coding sequence ATGTTGATCACCGTCTCCGGCCCGCCGGGAAGCGGGAAGAGCACGAACGCTGCAGGACTCGCCGATCGACTTGGCCTCGATCACGTGTCCGGCGGCGATATCTTCCGCGAGATGGCCGCCGAACGCGACATGACGCCCGTCGAGTTCAACGAGTTCGCGGAGGAGGACCCCCAGATCGACCGAGATTTGGACCGTCGACTCCACGAGATCGCCACGACCCGCGACGACCTCGTGTTGGAGTCGCGGCTCGCCGGGTGGCTCTCCGCGGACCATGCCGACTTCCGGTTCTGGTTCGACGCTCCCGTGTCGACCCGCGCCGAGCGCATCGCCGAACGAGAGGAGAAGCCCGTCGACCGCGCGAAAGCGGAGACCGAGCGCCGCGAGGCCTCCGAGAAGAAGCGGTACCGCGAGTACTACGACATCGACATCGGCGACCTCTCGATCTACGACGCCGCGTACAACACCGCCCGATGGGGACCGGAGCGGTTCATCGACGTCCTCGTCGCGACCATCGACGCGTACGACCCCGCGACCGACGAGGGGAAGGCGCCGATCGAGGGCGTGAGCTACGACTTCTGA